One Stenotrophomonas sp. SAU14A_NAIMI4_5 DNA segment encodes these proteins:
- a CDS encoding HAD family hydrolase encodes MTATAVDAPALSAVRHWVFDMDGTLTVAMHDFERIKRELGIPPSADILVHLAGLPGAEAARKHAWLLAHEHDLAEGALPAPGAVELLRALAAAGCQLGILTRNDHALAKLTLDAIGVGDLFDDRCIIGRDEAVPKPSPDGVQQHLRRWGIGADAAVMVGDHAYDLDCGRAAGARTVLVNLPDNPWPGRADWHFADCRALLAAWQQNG; translated from the coding sequence GTGACGGCCACCGCCGTGGACGCGCCGGCATTGTCGGCCGTGCGCCACTGGGTGTTCGACATGGATGGCACGCTGACCGTGGCCATGCATGATTTCGAGCGCATCAAGCGCGAGCTGGGCATCCCGCCCAGCGCGGACATCCTCGTGCACCTGGCGGGCCTGCCGGGTGCGGAGGCGGCGCGCAAGCACGCCTGGCTGCTGGCCCACGAGCATGACCTGGCCGAAGGCGCGCTGCCGGCGCCCGGCGCGGTCGAGCTGCTGCGCGCGCTGGCCGCAGCCGGTTGCCAGCTGGGCATCCTGACCCGCAACGACCATGCGCTGGCCAAGCTGACGCTGGATGCGATCGGGGTAGGGGATCTGTTTGACGATCGCTGCATCATCGGCCGCGATGAAGCGGTGCCGAAGCCGTCACCCGACGGCGTGCAGCAGCATCTGCGGCGTTGGGGCATCGGTGCCGACGCGGCGGTGATGGTGGGCGACCACGCCTACGACCTGGACTGCGGCCGCGCCGCCGGAGCGCGCACCGTGCTGGTCAACCTGCCCGACAACCCGTGGCCGGGCCGCGCGGATTGGCATTTCGCCGATTGCCGCGCGTTGTTGGCCGCCTGGCAACAGAACGGGTAG
- the ubiE gene encoding bifunctional demethylmenaquinone methyltransferase/2-methoxy-6-polyprenyl-1,4-benzoquinol methylase UbiE produces the protein MSESPYKSGTTHFGFRDVAAKDKQKLVGEVFTSVARSYDLMNDLMSLGVHRAWKRYYVATAQVKPGDRVLDLAGGTGDIAALLKERVGAEGSVVLGDINAGMLSVGRDRLTNRGLVLGLDYVQCNAEALPFPDNSFDLVTIAFGLRNVTDKDAGLREMYRVLKVGGQARVLEFSEVTADWFKPIYDFHSFRILPKLGKLFANDSDSYQYLAESIRKHPPQEELKAMMGQAGFERCHYKNLTGGIVSIHSGYKL, from the coding sequence ATGAGCGAATCCCCCTACAAATCCGGTACCACCCATTTCGGGTTCCGCGACGTGGCCGCCAAGGACAAGCAGAAGCTTGTCGGCGAGGTGTTCACCTCGGTCGCGCGCAGCTACGACCTGATGAACGACCTGATGAGCCTCGGCGTGCACCGGGCCTGGAAGCGCTATTACGTGGCCACCGCGCAGGTGAAGCCGGGTGACCGCGTGCTCGACCTGGCCGGCGGCACCGGCGACATCGCCGCCCTGCTGAAGGAGCGCGTGGGCGCCGAAGGTTCGGTGGTGCTGGGCGACATCAACGCCGGCATGCTGTCGGTCGGCCGTGACCGCCTGACCAACCGCGGCCTGGTGCTCGGCCTGGACTACGTGCAGTGCAACGCCGAAGCCCTGCCGTTCCCGGACAACAGCTTCGACCTGGTGACCATTGCCTTCGGCCTGCGCAACGTGACCGACAAGGACGCCGGCCTGCGCGAGATGTACCGCGTGCTGAAGGTGGGCGGCCAGGCCCGCGTGCTGGAGTTCTCCGAAGTCACTGCCGACTGGTTCAAGCCGATCTACGACTTCCATTCGTTCAGGATCCTGCCGAAGCTGGGCAAGCTGTTCGCCAACGATTCGGACAGCTACCAGTACCTGGCCGAGAGCATCCGCAAGCACCCGCCGCAGGAAGAGCTGAAGGCGATGATGGGGCAGGCCGGTTTCGAGCGCTGCCACTACAAGAACCTGACCGGCGGCATCGTCTCGATCCACTCCGGCTACAAGCTGTAA
- the smeD gene encoding multidrug efflux RND transporter periplasmic adaptor subunit SmeD has product MPLTRIRPFLLSLAIAATVAACGGQPEQPQQGPGQVTVVTLKSESVGLTRELPGRTNAFLVAEVRPQVSGIVAKRLFTEGGLVKEGQPLYQIEDASYRAQANSARAQLARAEATANAARLSAKRITELAKVDAVSQQDLENAVAAQKQAEADVGAAKAALDAANVTLGYARITAPISGRIGKSSVTQGALVSVGQADALATVQQLTPIYVDLTQSSAELLQLRRELAAGRLQDNQTLPVTILLEDGSEFPHKGALEFSEVSVDPTTGSYALRVKVDNPEGLLMPGMYVRAVIGGGVRADAVLVPMQGIARDAKGDTSAMVVGKDNKVEVRPVKVSRALADKWLVEDGLQPGDKVIVEGLQKIGPGMPVQATEKGAAPAQPDAAPQPAAQPAGDAK; this is encoded by the coding sequence ATGCCCCTGACCCGAATCCGCCCCTTCCTGCTGTCGCTGGCCATCGCCGCGACCGTGGCCGCCTGCGGTGGCCAACCCGAACAGCCCCAGCAAGGCCCCGGCCAGGTGACCGTGGTCACGCTGAAGTCGGAAAGCGTGGGCCTGACCCGCGAACTGCCGGGCCGCACCAATGCCTTCCTGGTCGCCGAAGTGCGTCCGCAGGTCAGCGGCATCGTCGCCAAGCGCCTGTTCACCGAAGGCGGCCTGGTCAAGGAAGGGCAGCCGCTGTACCAGATCGAAGACGCCAGCTACCGCGCCCAGGCCAACAGCGCCCGCGCCCAGCTGGCCCGCGCCGAAGCCACCGCCAACGCCGCGCGCCTGAGCGCCAAGCGCATCACCGAGCTGGCCAAGGTCGATGCGGTCAGCCAGCAGGACCTGGAAAACGCCGTGGCCGCGCAGAAGCAGGCCGAGGCCGATGTCGGTGCCGCCAAGGCTGCGCTGGACGCGGCCAACGTCACCCTCGGCTACGCCCGCATCACCGCGCCGATCAGCGGCCGCATCGGCAAGTCCAGCGTCACCCAGGGCGCGCTGGTCAGCGTCGGCCAGGCCGATGCACTGGCCACCGTGCAGCAGCTCACCCCGATCTACGTCGACCTGACCCAGTCCTCGGCCGAGCTGCTGCAGCTGCGCCGCGAACTGGCCGCCGGCCGACTGCAGGACAACCAGACCCTGCCGGTCACCATCCTGCTGGAAGATGGCAGCGAGTTCCCGCACAAGGGCGCGCTGGAGTTCTCCGAAGTGAGCGTCGACCCGACCACCGGCAGCTACGCGCTGCGGGTGAAGGTGGACAACCCCGAGGGCCTGCTGATGCCGGGCATGTACGTGCGCGCGGTGATCGGCGGCGGCGTGCGCGCCGATGCCGTGCTGGTGCCGATGCAGGGCATCGCCCGCGACGCCAAGGGCGATACCAGCGCCATGGTGGTCGGCAAGGACAACAAGGTGGAAGTGCGCCCGGTGAAGGTCAGCCGCGCACTGGCCGACAAGTGGCTGGTCGAGGACGGCCTGCAGCCGGGTGACAAGGTCATCGTCGAAGGCCTGCAGAAGATCGGCCCCGGCATGCCCGTGCAGGCCACCGAGAAGGGCGCCGCCCCGGCACAGCCGGACGCCGCCCCGCAGCCTGCCGCCCAGCCGGCCGGCGACGCGAAGTAA
- a CDS encoding low affinity iron permease family protein: MKARTLFNTIAKKAAAATGSPWTFLAAVAIVVVWGISGPVFGFNDTWQLVINTGTTIITFLMVFLIQHTQNSDTAAMQIKLDELIRATAEANNELLDLEEMDEERLEEIRAEYERMAREAGDALARVRSCRAAPRDDEAV, encoded by the coding sequence ATGAAAGCCAGAACTTTGTTCAATACGATCGCCAAGAAGGCCGCGGCCGCCACCGGCTCGCCGTGGACCTTCCTGGCCGCAGTGGCGATCGTGGTGGTGTGGGGCATCAGCGGCCCCGTATTCGGCTTCAACGATACCTGGCAGCTGGTGATCAATACCGGCACCACCATCATCACCTTCCTGATGGTGTTCCTGATCCAGCACACGCAGAACTCGGATACGGCAGCGATGCAGATCAAGCTGGACGAGCTGATCCGCGCCACGGCCGAGGCCAACAACGAGCTGCTGGACCTGGAAGAAATGGACGAAGAGCGGCTGGAGGAAATCCGCGCCGAGTACGAGCGCATGGCCCGCGAGGCCGGCGATGCCCTTGCCCGGGTACGCTCCTGCCGCGCGGCGCCGCGCGATGATGAGGCCGTTTGA
- a CDS encoding nucleoside deaminase codes for MITTPDYQALLQTAIAEARQGLAEGGVPIGAALYHNDGRLLGCGHNRRVQEGDPSVHGETDAFRKAGRQRRYQDTIMVTTLAPCWYCSGLVRQFNIGTVVVGESRTFQGGIAWLRENGVNVIDLDSQECVDLLGGFIAQYPEIWDEDIGE; via the coding sequence ATGATCACCACGCCCGACTACCAGGCCCTGCTGCAGACCGCCATCGCCGAAGCCCGCCAGGGCCTGGCCGAGGGCGGCGTGCCGATCGGCGCGGCGTTGTACCACAACGATGGCCGCCTGCTCGGCTGCGGCCACAACCGCCGCGTGCAGGAAGGCGACCCGTCCGTGCACGGCGAAACCGATGCCTTCCGCAAGGCCGGCCGCCAGCGCCGTTACCAGGACACCATCATGGTCACCACCCTGGCACCGTGCTGGTACTGCTCGGGCCTGGTGCGCCAGTTCAATATCGGCACCGTGGTGGTGGGCGAATCGCGCACCTTCCAGGGCGGCATCGCCTGGCTGCGCGAAAACGGCGTCAACGTGATCGACCTGGACAGCCAGGAATGCGTGGACCTGCTGGGCGGCTTCATTGCGCAGTACCCGGAAATCTGGGACGAAGACATCGGCGAATAA
- a CDS encoding M1 family metallopeptidase codes for MRNPLMLLPLAVALAAGCSQEAAAPAAAPTAEKAPAAPVNAENRSHDESSYAEPDKVVIKDIALDLKLDFDQKQIGGTATYTLEWKQKDAQQLVLDTRELSVSKVEAIGADGARSELKFALAPVDKVFGSKLTIEAPEQPAKVEVTYHTAPTASGLQWLEPSMTEGKKLPFMFSQSQAIHARSWVPLQDTPSVRFTYSAHVTSRPDVMVLMSADNDPKAARDGDYTFKMPQPIPSYLLAIAAGDLVFEPISGRSGVWAEPTMVNKAAKEFEDTEKMIGAAEKLYGEYRWGRYDMLVLPPSFPFGGMENPRLTFATPTVIVGDKSLVSLVAHELAHSWSGNLVTNASWKDIWLNEGFTTYVQGRITEALYGKEMAEMEKQIDQTDLLAEVKDMSPADQALALPPLNERDPDEALSQVAYVKGSWFLEFLEQRFGRETFDPFLRGWFDDHAFQSANTDQFVDYLKKNLLPKNPSAVSEAELKAWLDEPGIPSFATKAQSRNFSSVDAARIAFSGAGSLPANQVTAEWGTQEWVRFIDGLGTTLPLDKLAALDKAYHFTGTANGEIAMRWYPLAIRSGYEQANDAAAAFIERVGRRKLIMPIYAELVKTPKGLELAKQAFEKAKPGYHPITTASVQDLLAKAEAK; via the coding sequence ATGCGTAATCCGCTGATGCTCCTTCCGCTGGCCGTGGCCCTGGCCGCCGGCTGCTCCCAGGAGGCGGCCGCGCCCGCCGCCGCCCCGACTGCCGAAAAGGCCCCCGCCGCCCCCGTGAACGCCGAGAACCGCAGCCACGACGAAAGCTCGTACGCCGAGCCGGACAAGGTCGTCATCAAGGACATCGCGCTGGATCTGAAGCTGGACTTCGACCAGAAGCAGATCGGCGGCACCGCGACCTACACCCTGGAATGGAAGCAGAAGGACGCCCAGCAGCTGGTGCTCGACACCCGTGAGCTGAGCGTGTCCAAGGTCGAGGCCATCGGCGCCGATGGCGCACGCAGCGAACTGAAGTTCGCCCTGGCCCCGGTCGACAAGGTGTTCGGCAGCAAGCTGACCATTGAAGCGCCGGAACAGCCGGCCAAGGTCGAAGTGACCTACCACACCGCACCGACCGCCTCGGGCCTGCAGTGGCTGGAGCCGTCGATGACCGAGGGCAAGAAGCTGCCCTTCATGTTCAGCCAGTCGCAGGCCATCCACGCCCGTTCCTGGGTGCCGCTGCAGGACACCCCCAGCGTGCGCTTCACCTACAGCGCGCACGTGACCTCGCGCCCGGACGTGATGGTGCTGATGAGCGCCGACAACGACCCGAAGGCCGCGCGTGACGGTGACTACACCTTCAAGATGCCGCAGCCGATCCCGTCCTACCTGCTGGCCATCGCTGCCGGTGACCTGGTGTTCGAGCCGATTTCCGGCCGCTCCGGCGTCTGGGCCGAGCCGACCATGGTCAACAAGGCTGCCAAGGAATTCGAAGACACCGAGAAGATGATCGGTGCCGCCGAAAAGCTGTACGGCGAATACCGCTGGGGCCGCTACGACATGCTGGTGCTGCCGCCGTCGTTCCCGTTCGGCGGCATGGAAAACCCGCGCCTGACCTTCGCCACCCCGACCGTGATCGTCGGCGACAAGTCGCTGGTCTCGCTGGTCGCCCACGAACTGGCGCACAGCTGGTCGGGCAACCTGGTGACCAACGCCAGCTGGAAGGACATCTGGCTCAATGAAGGCTTCACCACCTACGTCCAGGGCCGCATCACCGAAGCCCTGTACGGCAAGGAGATGGCCGAGATGGAGAAGCAGATCGACCAGACCGACCTGCTGGCCGAAGTGAAGGACATGAGCCCGGCCGACCAGGCCCTGGCCCTGCCGCCGCTGAACGAGCGTGACCCCGACGAAGCCCTGAGCCAGGTCGCCTACGTCAAGGGTTCGTGGTTCCTGGAGTTCCTGGAACAGCGCTTCGGCCGCGAGACCTTCGATCCGTTCCTGCGTGGCTGGTTCGATGACCATGCCTTCCAGAGCGCCAACACCGACCAGTTCGTCGACTACCTGAAGAAGAACCTGCTGCCGAAGAACCCCTCGGCGGTGAGCGAGGCCGAGCTGAAGGCATGGCTGGACGAGCCGGGCATCCCGTCGTTCGCCACCAAGGCACAGTCGCGCAACTTCAGCAGCGTCGATGCTGCGCGCATCGCGTTCTCCGGCGCGGGCAGCCTGCCGGCCAACCAGGTCACCGCCGAGTGGGGCACCCAGGAATGGGTCCGCTTCATCGACGGCCTGGGCACCACCCTGCCGCTGGACAAGCTGGCTGCGCTGGACAAGGCGTACCACTTCACCGGCACCGCCAACGGCGAAATCGCCATGCGCTGGTATCCGCTGGCCATCCGCAGCGGCTACGAGCAGGCCAATGACGCGGCGGCGGCGTTCATCGAGCGCGTCGGCCGTCGCAAGCTGATCATGCCGATCTACGCCGAACTGGTGAAGACCCCGAAGGGTCTGGAGCTGGCCAAGCAGGCCTTCGAGAAGGCCAAGCCGGGCTACCACCCGATCACCACCGCCTCGGTCCAGGATCTGCTGGCCAAGGCTGAAGCCAAGTAA
- a CDS encoding transposase, whose protein sequence is MSSRHLQRGRESRIDGYYVLTTVVLKRRPVFADPRCAECLVDTLRLVERERLSRSFAWVVMPDHLHWLMQLRAGTLARLMGTLKSRSSRLIGQQFGVETPLWQPSYFDHAVRNEDALRRHALYILGNPIRAGLAAELDEYPFAWCRWPMR, encoded by the coding sequence ATGTCCAGCCGTCATCTCCAACGTGGCCGCGAATCCCGCATCGACGGGTACTACGTATTGACCACCGTGGTGCTGAAGCGACGCCCGGTGTTTGCAGACCCTCGCTGCGCAGAATGCCTTGTAGATACACTGCGCCTCGTCGAGCGCGAGCGACTGAGTCGCTCATTCGCATGGGTCGTCATGCCCGACCATCTTCATTGGTTGATGCAGTTGCGCGCCGGCACGCTCGCCCGATTGATGGGAACGTTGAAATCACGCAGCAGCCGCCTTATAGGGCAGCAGTTCGGTGTGGAGACGCCCCTGTGGCAGCCGAGCTACTTCGACCACGCTGTTCGCAATGAAGATGCGTTGAGACGTCATGCGCTCTACATTCTGGGGAATCCGATCCGTGCGGGGCTTGCTGCCGAACTGGATGAATACCCGTTTGCTTGGTGCCGATGGCCGATGCGATAG
- the smeE gene encoding multidrug efflux RND transporter permease subunit SmeE: MARFFIDRPIFAWVIAIIIMLAGALAVVKLPVSMYPEVAPPAVEISATYPGASAKVVEDSVTQIIEQNMKGLDGLIYFSSNSSANGQATITLTFEAGTNPDIAQVQVQNKLQLAMPLLPQEVQRQGINVAKSSSGFLQVLGFVSNDGSMDANDIADYVGSNVVDTLSRVPGVGNIQVFGGKYAMRIWLDPNKLHTYKLSVDEVTAAITAQNAQVAIGQLGGAPSVKGQQLNATINAQDRLQTPEQFRNILVRGGTDGSELRLGDVARVELGAESYDFVTRYNGKPSTGIAITLATGANALATAEGVRTALDEMKSSFPAGLETVVPYDTTPFVQVSIKGVIKTLIEAIVLVFVVMYLFLQNFRATLIPTIAVPVVLLGTFGVLAMLGFSVNMLTMFAMVLAIGLLVDDAIVVVENVERIMSEEGLSPLEATRKSMSQITGALVGIGLVLSAVFVPMAFMSGSTGIIYRQFSATIVSAMALSVLVAIVLTPALCATMLKPLKKGEHHVAHSGLLGRFFNGFNRGFDRSSETYQRGVKGIIHRPWRFMGIFVALAVVMGVLFARLPSSFLPNEDQGIMMALVQTPVGATQERTLEAMAKLEDHFLKNEADAVESIFAVQGFSFAGMGQNAGMAFVKLKDWKERDADHSVGAITGRAMGALGQIKDAFIFAFPPPAMPELGIGSGYTFFLKDTSGKGHDALLAARNQLLGAAGQSKLLANVRPNGQEDTPQLRIDVDVEKANALGLSISSINNTLAAAWGSSYIDDFIDRGRVKRVYVMADAPFRMNPDDFNVWSVKNGQGEMVPFSAFASKRWDYGSPRLERYNGVSAMEIQGEPAMGVASGDAMAEIERIAKDLPPGFDIEWTALSYQERQAGSQTPLLYTLSLLIVFLCLAALYESWSVPTSVLLVAPLGILGAVLANTFRGMERDIYFQVAMLTTVGLTSKNAILIVEFAKENLEKGAGLIEATMHAVRDRLRPIIMTSLAFGLGVLPLAIASGAGSGAQRAIGTGVLGGMLVGTVMGVFFIPLFFVVVQRVFNRNKGNGGGTPPAPRDDAAHGGSHE, from the coding sequence ATGGCACGTTTTTTCATTGATCGACCCATCTTCGCGTGGGTGATCGCCATCATCATCATGCTGGCCGGTGCGCTGGCGGTGGTGAAGCTGCCGGTGTCGATGTATCCCGAGGTCGCCCCGCCGGCCGTCGAGATCAGCGCCACCTACCCGGGTGCATCGGCCAAGGTGGTCGAGGACTCGGTGACGCAGATCATCGAGCAGAACATGAAGGGCCTCGATGGCCTGATCTACTTCTCCTCCAACAGCTCGGCCAACGGCCAGGCCACCATCACCCTCACCTTCGAAGCGGGCACCAACCCGGACATCGCCCAGGTGCAGGTGCAGAACAAGCTGCAGCTGGCCATGCCGCTGCTGCCGCAGGAAGTGCAGCGGCAGGGCATCAACGTGGCCAAGTCCAGCAGCGGCTTCCTGCAGGTGCTCGGCTTCGTGTCCAACGACGGCAGCATGGATGCCAACGACATCGCCGACTACGTCGGCTCCAATGTCGTCGACACGCTGAGCCGCGTGCCGGGCGTGGGCAACATCCAGGTGTTTGGTGGCAAGTACGCCATGCGCATCTGGCTGGACCCGAACAAGCTGCACACCTACAAGCTGTCGGTCGATGAAGTGACCGCGGCGATCACCGCGCAGAACGCACAGGTGGCCATCGGCCAGCTGGGCGGTGCGCCGTCGGTGAAGGGCCAGCAGCTCAACGCCACCATCAACGCGCAGGACCGCCTGCAGACCCCGGAACAGTTCCGCAACATCCTGGTGCGTGGCGGTACCGATGGCAGCGAGCTGCGCCTGGGCGATGTCGCCCGCGTCGAGCTGGGTGCGGAGAGCTACGACTTCGTCACCCGCTACAACGGCAAGCCGTCCACCGGTATCGCCATCACCCTGGCCACCGGCGCCAACGCGCTGGCCACGGCCGAGGGCGTTCGCACCGCGCTGGACGAGATGAAGTCCAGCTTCCCGGCCGGCCTGGAAACCGTCGTGCCGTACGACACCACCCCGTTCGTGCAGGTCTCGATCAAGGGCGTCATCAAGACCCTGATCGAAGCGATCGTGCTGGTGTTCGTGGTGATGTACCTGTTCCTGCAGAACTTCCGCGCCACCCTGATCCCGACTATCGCTGTGCCGGTGGTGCTGCTGGGTACCTTCGGCGTGCTGGCCATGCTCGGCTTCTCGGTCAACATGCTGACCATGTTCGCCATGGTGCTGGCCATCGGCCTGCTGGTGGACGATGCCATCGTGGTGGTGGAGAACGTCGAGCGCATCATGTCCGAAGAGGGCCTGTCGCCGCTGGAAGCCACCCGCAAGTCGATGAGCCAGATCACCGGCGCGCTGGTGGGCATCGGCCTGGTGCTGTCGGCGGTGTTCGTGCCGATGGCCTTCATGAGCGGCTCGACCGGCATCATCTACCGCCAGTTCTCGGCCACGATCGTTTCGGCCATGGCGCTGTCGGTGCTGGTGGCCATCGTGCTGACCCCGGCGCTGTGCGCGACCATGCTCAAGCCGCTGAAGAAGGGCGAGCACCACGTCGCCCACAGCGGCCTGCTGGGCCGTTTCTTCAACGGCTTCAACCGTGGCTTCGACCGTTCCAGCGAAACCTACCAGCGCGGCGTGAAGGGCATCATCCATCGCCCGTGGCGCTTCATGGGCATCTTCGTCGCCCTGGCCGTGGTGATGGGCGTGCTGTTCGCGCGCCTGCCCAGCTCGTTCCTGCCCAATGAAGACCAGGGCATCATGATGGCGCTGGTGCAGACCCCGGTCGGCGCCACCCAGGAACGCACCCTGGAAGCGATGGCCAAGCTGGAAGACCACTTCCTGAAGAACGAGGCCGATGCGGTCGAGTCCATCTTCGCCGTGCAGGGCTTCAGCTTCGCCGGCATGGGCCAGAACGCGGGCATGGCCTTCGTCAAGCTGAAGGACTGGAAGGAGCGCGACGCCGACCACAGCGTGGGTGCGATCACCGGGCGTGCGATGGGCGCGCTGGGCCAGATCAAGGACGCCTTCATCTTCGCCTTCCCGCCGCCGGCCATGCCGGAGCTGGGTATCGGTTCGGGTTACACGTTCTTCCTGAAGGACACCAGCGGCAAGGGCCATGACGCCCTGCTGGCCGCGCGCAACCAGCTGCTGGGTGCGGCGGGGCAGAGCAAGCTGCTGGCCAACGTGCGCCCCAACGGCCAGGAAGACACCCCGCAGCTGCGCATCGACGTGGACGTGGAAAAGGCCAACGCCCTGGGCCTGTCGATCAGCTCGATCAACAACACCCTGGCCGCGGCATGGGGCAGCAGCTACATCGATGACTTCATCGACCGTGGCCGGGTCAAGCGCGTGTACGTGATGGCCGATGCACCGTTCCGCATGAACCCGGACGACTTCAACGTCTGGTCGGTGAAGAACGGGCAGGGTGAAATGGTGCCGTTCAGTGCCTTCGCCTCCAAGCGCTGGGACTACGGTTCGCCGCGCCTGGAACGCTACAACGGCGTGTCGGCGATGGAGATCCAGGGCGAGCCCGCCATGGGCGTGGCATCCGGTGATGCCATGGCCGAGATCGAACGCATCGCCAAGGATCTGCCGCCGGGCTTCGACATCGAATGGACCGCGCTGTCCTACCAGGAACGCCAGGCCGGTTCGCAGACGCCGCTGCTGTACACGCTGTCGCTGCTGATCGTGTTCCTGTGCCTTGCCGCGCTGTATGAAAGCTGGAGCGTGCCGACCTCGGTGCTGCTGGTGGCGCCGCTGGGTATTCTCGGCGCGGTGCTGGCCAACACCTTCCGCGGCATGGAACGCGACATCTACTTCCAGGTGGCGATGCTGACCACGGTGGGCCTGACCAGCAAGAACGCGATCCTGATCGTGGAATTCGCCAAGGAAAACCTGGAGAAGGGCGCGGGCCTGATCGAAGCGACGATGCATGCGGTCCGCGACCGCCTGCGTCCGATCATCATGACCTCGCTGGCGTTCGGCCTGGGCGTGCTGCCGCTGGCCATCGCCTCCGGTGCAGGTTCCGGTGCGCAGCGCGCCATCGGTACCGGCGTGCTGGGCGGCATGCTGGTGGGCACCGTGATGGGCGTGTTCTTCATCCCGCTGTTCTTCGTGGTGGTGCAGCGCGTGTTCAACCGCAACAAGGGCAACGGAGGTGGCACGCCGCCGGCTCCGCGCGATGACGCTGCCCATGGAGGTTCCCATGAATAA
- the smeF gene encoding multidrug efflux RND transporter outer membrane subunit SmeF has translation MEVPMNKTPLLLALVASLGLAGCSTLVPKNTAVAPAIPSQWPAEASQGEVTDVAALGWRDFFTDERLQQVIGQALDNNRDLRVAVLNVEKARGQYRVQRADRVPGLAATGQMERQGTNAGVTEQFTAGVGVADFELDLFGRVRNLSESALQQYFAVAANRRNAQLSLVAETATAWLTYGADAQQLKISEATLKTYEDSLRLAEARHERGGSSGLELSQTRTLVETARTDAARLRGQLAQDRNALALLAGGQVDADLLPDSIEPQLLALAPPPAGLPSDVLLQRPDIMAAEHQLLAANANIGAARAAFFPSITLTGSIGSGSGELSNLFDSGTRVWSFLPKITLPIFQGGKLRANLAVANADRDIALAQYEKAIQSGFRETSDALALNVSLDEQVSAQQRLVDAAETANRLSQARYDAGLDSFVTLLDARRTAYSAQQTRLQTELAQQTNRITLYKVLGGGWHERG, from the coding sequence ATGGAGGTTCCCATGAATAAGACCCCTTTGCTGCTGGCGCTCGTCGCCAGCCTGGGCCTGGCCGGCTGCTCCACGCTGGTGCCGAAGAACACCGCCGTTGCCCCGGCCATTCCGTCGCAGTGGCCGGCCGAAGCCAGCCAGGGCGAAGTGACCGATGTCGCGGCACTGGGTTGGCGCGACTTCTTCACCGATGAGCGCCTGCAGCAGGTGATCGGCCAGGCGCTGGACAACAACCGCGACCTGCGCGTGGCGGTGTTGAACGTGGAAAAGGCACGCGGCCAGTACCGCGTGCAGCGCGCCGACCGCGTGCCCGGCCTGGCCGCCACCGGCCAGATGGAGCGGCAGGGCACCAATGCCGGTGTCACCGAGCAGTTCACCGCCGGCGTCGGCGTGGCCGACTTCGAGCTGGATCTGTTTGGCCGCGTGCGCAACCTCAGCGAGTCTGCCTTGCAGCAGTACTTCGCCGTGGCCGCCAACCGCCGCAACGCGCAGCTGAGCCTGGTGGCCGAGACCGCCACCGCGTGGCTGACCTACGGTGCCGACGCGCAGCAGCTGAAGATCTCCGAGGCCACGCTGAAGACCTACGAGGATTCGCTGCGCCTGGCCGAGGCCCGCCACGAACGCGGTGGCAGCTCCGGGCTGGAGCTGAGCCAGACCCGCACGCTGGTGGAAACCGCGCGTACCGATGCCGCCCGCCTGCGCGGGCAGCTGGCCCAGGACCGCAACGCGCTGGCCCTGCTGGCCGGTGGCCAGGTCGATGCGGACCTGCTGCCGGACAGCATCGAACCGCAGCTGCTGGCCCTGGCCCCGCCGCCGGCCGGCCTGCCCAGCGACGTGCTGCTGCAGCGCCCGGACATCATGGCCGCCGAACACCAGCTGCTGGCGGCCAACGCCAACATCGGTGCCGCGCGTGCCGCGTTCTTCCCCAGCATCACCCTGACCGGCAGCATCGGCAGTGGCTCGGGCGAACTGTCCAACCTGTTCGACAGCGGCACGCGCGTGTGGAGTTTCCTGCCGAAGATCACCTTGCCGATCTTCCAGGGCGGGAAGCTGCGCGCGAACCTGGCGGTGGCCAATGCGGATCGCGATATCGCCCTGGCGCAGTATGAAAAGGCGATCCAGAGCGGTTTCCGCGAAACCTCCGACGCGCTGGCGCTGAATGTCAGCCTGGACGAGCAGGTGAGCGCGCAGCAGCGCCTGGTGGATGCGGCCGAAACAGCCAACCGCTTGTCGCAGGCCCGCTATGACGCCGGCCTGGACAGCTTCGTGACCCTGCTGGACGCACGCCGCACCGCCTACAGCGCGCAGCAGACGCGCCTGCAGACCGAGCTGGCCCAGCAGACCAACCGCATCACCCTGTACAAGGTGCTGGGCGGCGGCTGGCACGAACGCGGGTAA